The following are encoded in a window of Balaenoptera ricei isolate mBalRic1 chromosome 1, mBalRic1.hap2, whole genome shotgun sequence genomic DNA:
- the ENSA gene encoding alpha-endosulfine translates to MSQKQEEENPAEETGEEKQDTQEKEGMLPERAEEAKLKAKYPSLGQKPGGSDFLMKRLQKGQKYFDSGDYNMAKAKMKNKQLPSAGPDKNLVTGDHIPTPQDLPQRKSSLVTSKLAGGQVE, encoded by the exons ATGTCCCAGAAACAAGAGGAGGAGAACCCTGCGGAGGAGACTGGCGAGGAGAAGCAG GACACACAGGAGAAAGAAGGTATGCTCCCTGAGAGAGCCGAGGAGGCAAAGCTAAAGGCCAAATATCCAAGCCTAGGACAAAAGCCTGGAGGCTCCGACTTCCTCATGAAGAGACTCCAGAAAGGG CAAAAGTACTTTGACTCAGGAGACTACAACATGGCCAAAGCCAAGATGAAGAATAAGCAGCTGCCAAGTGCAGGACCAGACAAGAACCTGGTGACTGGTGACCACATCCCCACCCCACAGGATCTGCCCCAGAGAAAGTCCTCACTCGTCACCAGCAAGCTTGCGGG